One Cardiocondyla obscurior isolate alpha-2009 linkage group LG11, Cobs3.1, whole genome shotgun sequence DNA segment encodes these proteins:
- the LOC139106408 gene encoding uncharacterized protein, which produces MYGLYRAWFGGATGTSYPCLQDTFSPPDTVVRVGNEGEHQFVAHKGVLAAHSGYLKALLASATTTSSASSPFDPACATVAVTATSGQSQRPVTSVSVSSIGGEAFAPLLNYMYTGRLEVTLDNVYSVLLATHLLHMPGALEQCRAALLRLRAPPPLPTPPMPTSTSTGSPPGTSGSILRPIPSRLVVGPPLCWPPTTPLAYPPTAPAPSAMSHLPPSMQSLMQPTVPPGISVVAPREKQEQCARYSAGEVPKSPRSSPSAHHKRPRLSSGRSKTPEIVSTVSTLPFVAAAAAAFTAFAVTSSTANSVARVPSPSRSISPTPSSVSRTHSPVHHSGDRATEREAHRREEIEDRSTRLSNDHSRKPSVATSTDSRAPNRNGEGSNNGDAIATSEHDRPRSSRRRNRVPTARETSTTAGAVFSVVYDIACCDGPVRFHRVLNENYSAAATSQGLYSSAARASPRNCQLTEGEDLSSENDENGGPAPRGGGQTRSPNESSNDGSSNSNNGGCYTCDYCKHTFKSQYCYRKHAKRHLLPTRINEATGTGAGAGAGDEDRSGRDNVNHGSRQDAVRGNRREVKLLDLNVQYYPCKICGCKFPSYYFVHKHRKLCHANDEERQAAADGTNASSRDADTSSTQDAP; this is translated from the exons ATGTATGGTTTATACAGAGCGTGGTTCGGTGGTGCCACTGGCACCAGCTACCCTTGCCTTCAGGACACGTTCTCGCCCCCCGACACGGTGGTGCGAGTTGGTAACGAGGGCGAGCACCAGTTTGTCGCGCACAAGGGCGTATTAGCGGCCCACAGTGGATACCTGAAGGCTCTGCTTGCGagcgcgacgacgacgtcgtcggcGAGCTCGCCCTTCGACCCAGCATGCGCGACCGTCGCCGTCACGGCGACCAGCGGACAATCGCAGCGACCGGTCACTTCCGTGTCGGTTTCGTCCATCG GTGGAGAAGCGTTCGCGCCCCTGCTCAACTATATGTACACCGGACGATTGGAGGTAACACTGGACAACGTTTACAGTGTGCTACTGGCAACGCACTTGTTACACATGCCCGGCGCGTTGGAACAATGCAGAGCCGCGCTATTGAGGCTGCGAGCGCCGCCGCCTTTGCCTACGCCGCCGATGCCTACGTCCACGTCGACCGGGTCGCCGCCTGGGACCTCCGGCAGCATTCTGCGACCTATACCGAGTAGACTGGTCGTGGGACCACCACTTTGCTGGCCACCAACAACCCCGCTCGCGTACCCGCCAACCGCCCCGGCACCAAGCGCGATGTCCCACCTGCCGCCGTCGATGCAATCCCTGATGCAACCGACCGTACCGCCCGGGATCAGCGTCGTCGCGCCAAGAGAGAAGCAGGAACAATGCGCGCGTTATAG CGCTGGCGAAGTGCCGAAGTCACCACGGTCCTCGCCAAGCGCGCATCACAAGCGTCCGAGGCTGAGCTCCGGCAGATCGAAAACGCCGGAGATCGTCTCTACCGTGTCTACCCTGCCGTTTGTGGCCGCAGCCGCGGCCGCGTTCACCGCGTTCGCCGTAACGAGCAGCACGGCGAATTCCGTGGCAAGAGTACCTTCGCCGTCGCGTTCGATTTCACCGACCCCGTCCTCCGTGTCGCGTACGCACTCGCCCGTACATCATTCCGGCGACAGAGCGACGGAGCGCGAGGCCCATCGAAGAGAAGAGATCGAGGATCGTTCCACCAGATTATCTAACGATCATTCACGGAAACCGAGTGTCGCAACGTCCACCGACAGCAGGGCACCGAATCGCAACGGCGAGGGCAGCAATAACGGGGACGCGATCGCGACGTCGGAGCACGACCGACCGCGCTCGTCCCGGCGCAGGAACCGAGTCCCAACCGCGAGGGAGACTTCTACCACCGCGGGTGCCGTCTTCTCCGTAGTGTACGACATCGCGTGCTGCGATGGACCGGTGCGCTTCCACCGCGTCTTGAACGAAAACTactcggcggcggcgacgtcgCAAGGACTGTACAGTTCAGCGGCCCGCGCGTCGCCGAGGAATTGTCAGCTAACGGAGGGCGAGGATCTGTCGAGCGAGAACGACGAGAACGGTGGTCCGGCACCGCGAGGAGGCGGCCAGACGCGCAGCCCTAACGAGTCTAGCAACGACGGgagcagcaacagcaacaacGGCGGCTGTTACACCTGTGACTACTGCAAGCATACCTTCAAGTCGCAGTACTGCTATAGGAAGCACGCTAAGCGGCATTTGCTGCCGACGAGGATCAACGAAGCGACCGGCACCGGCGCCGGCGCCGGCGCCGGCGACGAGGACAGAAGCGGTCGCGATAACGTTAATCACGGCTCTCGGCAAGACGCCGTGCGCGGTAACCGGCGGGAGGTCAAACTGCTGGACCTAAACGTGCAGTATTATCCATGCAAGATTTGCGGCTGCAAGTTTCCCAGTTATTACTTCGTACACAAGCACCGGAAGCTCTGCCATGCGAACGACGAGGAAAGACAAGCTGCCGCGGACGGAACGAACGCGTCGAGTCGCGACGCAGACACGTCGTCCACCCAGGATGCTCCGTGA